A section of the Pseudomonas fluorescens genome encodes:
- a CDS encoding CitMHS family transporter, giving the protein MLTFLGFAMVITFMFLIMTKRLSALIALIIVPILFALFGGFAPKIGPMMLEGITKLAPTGVMLMFAILYFALMIDSGLFDPAVRKILKLVKGDPLKVSVGTAVLALVVSLDGDGATTYMICVAAMLPLYKRIGMSPRIMAGLIILAGGVMNMTPWGGPTARAASALHVDPSDIFVPMIPAMAAGVVAILVIAYMYGLRERARLGVLHLQGDEIDHSEISVSQFPDARRPKLIWFNGALTLVLMCTLIAGLLPLPVLFMVAFSIAMIVNYPCLQQQKDRVAAHAGSVLAVVGLIFAAGIFTGILSGTGMVDAMSKSLLAVIPEAMGPYLAVITALVSMPFTFFMSNDAFYYGVLPVLAEAASHYGITAAEMGRASIVGQPVHLLSPLVPSTYLLVALAGIEFGDHQRFTLKWAVLVCLCIMVAALLLGTFPLFSTL; this is encoded by the coding sequence ATGCTGACTTTCCTTGGCTTTGCCATGGTCATCACGTTCATGTTCCTGATCATGACCAAGCGCCTGTCGGCGCTGATCGCCTTGATCATCGTGCCTATCCTGTTCGCGCTGTTCGGTGGCTTCGCGCCAAAGATCGGCCCGATGATGCTCGAAGGCATCACCAAGCTCGCCCCCACCGGCGTGATGCTGATGTTTGCCATCCTCTACTTTGCCTTGATGATCGACTCCGGCCTGTTCGACCCGGCCGTGCGCAAGATCCTCAAGCTGGTCAAGGGCGACCCGCTGAAAGTCTCGGTCGGTACTGCCGTGCTCGCGCTGGTGGTGTCCCTGGACGGTGACGGCGCCACCACCTACATGATTTGCGTGGCCGCCATGTTGCCGCTGTACAAGCGCATCGGCATGAGCCCGCGAATCATGGCCGGCCTGATCATCCTCGCCGGTGGCGTGATGAACATGACCCCCTGGGGCGGCCCGACCGCCCGCGCCGCCAGTGCCCTGCACGTGGACCCCTCGGACATCTTCGTACCGATGATCCCGGCCATGGCCGCCGGCGTAGTGGCCATCCTGGTGATTGCCTATATGTACGGCCTGCGCGAGCGCGCCCGTCTTGGCGTGCTGCACCTGCAAGGCGATGAAATCGACCACAGCGAAATCAGCGTCTCGCAGTTCCCCGATGCCCGTCGCCCGAAACTGATCTGGTTCAACGGCGCGCTGACCCTGGTCCTGATGTGCACCCTGATCGCCGGTCTGTTACCGCTGCCAGTGCTGTTCATGGTGGCCTTCAGTATCGCGATGATCGTCAACTACCCGTGCCTGCAACAGCAGAAAGACCGCGTTGCCGCCCACGCAGGCAGCGTGCTGGCAGTGGTTGGCCTGATCTTCGCCGCGGGCATCTTCACCGGTATCCTGTCGGGCACCGGCATGGTCGACGCCATGTCCAAGAGCCTGCTGGCGGTCATCCCTGAAGCCATGGGCCCGTACCTGGCGGTGATCACCGCGCTGGTCAGCATGCCGTTCACGTTCTTCATGTCCAACGATGCGTTCTACTACGGCGTACTGCCTGTACTGGCCGAAGCCGCCAGCCATTACGGCATCACCGCCGCAGAAATGGGCCGTGCTTCGATTGTTGGCCAGCCGGTACACTTGCTCAGCCCGCTGGTGCCTTCGACTTACCTGCTGGTGGCCCTGGCCGGTATCGAGTTCGGCGATCACCAGCGCTTCACCCTGAAGTGGGCAGTCCTGGTGTGCCTGTGCATAATGGTTGCCGCATTGCTGTTGGGCACATTCCCGCTGTTCAGCACTCTATAA